In Saccharothrix violaceirubra, the following are encoded in one genomic region:
- a CDS encoding M23 family metallopeptidase, translating to MEDDRSAVTGRVAAAVVAAGTLATTVGVANGFGSTGPTIIPLAAGADLALAVTGQPAATQSPQTVHAVSPGLEAAKLMRSEGLVARQHVDQAIKHASDGYTARQAELKRKQEAEEAERARIAAEEEAKRPKAVKPAQGTFTSGFGGRWGTTHYGVDIANSIGTPILSAMEGTVVEAGPASGFGLWVRVQHADGTITVYGHVNEILVAQGQHVAAGAQIATMGNRGQSTGPHLHFEVWAGGSQKIDPVGWLAERGISL from the coding sequence GTGGAGGACGACAGATCGGCGGTCACCGGACGGGTGGCCGCGGCGGTCGTCGCGGCCGGCACGCTGGCCACCACGGTCGGCGTGGCGAACGGGTTCGGCTCGACCGGGCCGACGATCATACCGCTCGCGGCGGGTGCCGACCTCGCCCTGGCCGTGACCGGCCAACCCGCGGCCACGCAGTCGCCGCAGACCGTGCACGCGGTCTCGCCCGGCCTGGAAGCCGCCAAGCTCATGCGCTCCGAGGGCCTCGTGGCCCGGCAGCACGTCGATCAGGCGATCAAGCACGCGTCCGACGGCTATACCGCGCGTCAGGCCGAACTGAAGCGCAAGCAGGAGGCCGAAGAGGCCGAGAGGGCCCGCATCGCCGCCGAGGAGGAGGCGAAGCGCCCGAAGGCCGTGAAGCCCGCGCAGGGCACGTTCACGTCGGGCTTCGGCGGCCGGTGGGGCACCACGCACTACGGCGTCGACATCGCCAACTCGATCGGCACACCCATCCTGTCCGCGATGGAGGGCACGGTCGTCGAGGCCGGTCCCGCGTCCGGCTTCGGCCTGTGGGTCCGTGTGCAGCACGCGGACGGCACGATCACCGTCTACGGCCACGTGAACGAGATCCTGGTCGCGCAGGGCCAGCACGTCGCGGCCGGCGCGCAGATCGCCACCATGGGCAACCGCGGCCAGTCGACCGGTCCGCACCTGCACTTCGAGGTCTGGGCCGGCGGGTCGCAGAAGATCGACCCGGTGGGCTGGCTCGCCGAGCGCGGCATCTCGCTCTGA
- a CDS encoding transglycosylase domain-containing protein gives MFAARATSLVKLVGLCLMAGVLVAALLFPVIGGMGLASNRAADTVDKTSGELTNAELPLVTTVLDMNGQPIAYLYDQYRIPVASKDISDTMKAAIIAIEDKRFFLHKGVDWQGIARAAAKAGVDGGASQGASTLTQQYVKNYLAFVVGKGEDEAYEKATEATLGRKISEARIATQLEQKMTKDEILTAYLNLVPFGNGTYGVGAAARAYFDTTPDKLTVPQAAMLAGLVNEPSRLNPGADPEPAIKRRNTVIDKMRENGAFGSDDKVAKEKADEYKATDIGVVADLRLLPNGCVGAGDGPIYGFFCRYLIDYLERSGLPFEELRRGGYTVHTTMDPVATRATKEAAESQVPKTAPGIANAMAVVQPGQDKHRVRALAANRDFGNNADAGQSAFSIPAEVTKFGAGSIYKVFTAASALERNVTGIDRPIEVPNTYTSKVYKNGSQPYTVKNAGTYKDRMSLTEALATSPNTGFIILEEKTGLDNVVDMAYRLGLRDSMQGVNEAGDPLKQDGSNGPSQGDSYKRNNSGSFTLGAGPTSVLELANVSATLVSGGKWCPPTPVEKIVDRDGQDVALKEAPCDQAVAPEIANAMVTAMSQDVKGVGTAAGAARDWDRPMLGKTGTTENHWSVAFMGATMQFAGAVMTFTDGVRPQVICNGTPPRLCGNNDAGGVFGGQVAAPTWFRAMRVIHGTSPVQPLPAVEARYR, from the coding sequence GTGTTCGCCGCGCGCGCGACGAGTCTGGTCAAGTTGGTGGGGCTGTGCCTGATGGCGGGGGTGCTCGTCGCCGCCCTGCTGTTCCCGGTGATCGGTGGCATGGGGCTGGCGTCCAACCGGGCGGCCGACACCGTGGACAAGACCTCCGGTGAGCTGACCAACGCCGAGCTGCCGCTCGTCACGACCGTGCTCGACATGAACGGCCAGCCGATCGCGTACCTGTACGACCAGTACCGGATCCCGGTGGCGTCCAAGGACATCTCGGACACGATGAAGGCCGCGATCATCGCGATCGAGGACAAGCGCTTCTTCCTGCACAAGGGCGTGGACTGGCAGGGCATCGCGCGTGCCGCCGCCAAGGCCGGTGTGGACGGTGGCGCCTCGCAGGGCGCCTCGACCCTGACCCAGCAGTACGTGAAGAACTACCTGGCGTTCGTGGTCGGCAAGGGCGAGGACGAGGCGTACGAGAAGGCCACCGAGGCGACGCTGGGCCGCAAGATCAGCGAGGCCCGGATCGCCACCCAGCTCGAACAGAAGATGACCAAGGACGAGATCCTCACCGCGTACCTCAACCTGGTCCCGTTCGGCAACGGCACGTACGGCGTCGGCGCCGCCGCCCGCGCGTACTTCGACACCACGCCCGACAAGCTGACCGTGCCGCAGGCCGCGATGCTCGCCGGCCTGGTCAACGAGCCCAGCCGGCTCAACCCGGGCGCCGACCCCGAGCCCGCGATCAAGCGGCGCAACACCGTGATCGACAAGATGCGCGAGAACGGCGCGTTCGGCTCGGACGACAAGGTCGCCAAGGAGAAGGCCGACGAGTACAAGGCGACCGACATCGGCGTGGTCGCTGACCTGCGACTGCTGCCCAACGGCTGCGTCGGCGCCGGCGACGGCCCGATCTACGGCTTCTTCTGCCGGTACCTGATCGACTACCTGGAGCGCTCCGGCCTGCCGTTCGAAGAGCTGCGCCGCGGCGGCTACACCGTCCACACCACGATGGACCCGGTCGCGACCAGGGCCACCAAGGAGGCGGCCGAGTCGCAGGTGCCCAAGACCGCGCCGGGCATCGCCAACGCCATGGCCGTCGTGCAGCCCGGCCAGGACAAGCACCGCGTGCGGGCGCTGGCGGCCAACCGCGACTTCGGCAACAACGCCGACGCCGGGCAGAGCGCGTTCTCCATCCCGGCCGAGGTGACCAAGTTCGGCGCGGGCTCGATCTACAAGGTGTTCACGGCCGCGTCCGCGCTGGAGCGCAACGTCACGGGCATCGACCGGCCGATCGAGGTGCCCAACACCTACACGTCGAAGGTCTACAAGAACGGCAGCCAGCCGTACACGGTGAAGAACGCGGGCACCTACAAGGACCGCATGTCGCTGACCGAGGCGCTGGCGACCTCGCCGAACACCGGGTTCATCATCCTGGAGGAGAAGACCGGGCTCGACAACGTCGTGGACATGGCCTACCGGCTCGGCCTGCGCGACTCGATGCAGGGCGTGAACGAGGCGGGCGACCCGCTCAAGCAGGACGGCTCGAACGGGCCCTCGCAGGGCGATTCCTACAAGCGGAACAACTCCGGGTCGTTCACGCTCGGCGCCGGTCCGACCAGCGTGCTGGAGCTGGCGAACGTGTCCGCGACGCTGGTCAGCGGCGGCAAGTGGTGCCCGCCGACGCCCGTGGAGAAGATCGTCGACCGCGACGGCCAGGACGTGGCGCTCAAGGAAGCGCCGTGCGACCAGGCCGTCGCGCCGGAGATCGCCAACGCGATGGTCACCGCGATGAGCCAGGACGTGAAGGGCGTGGGCACGGCGGCCGGCGCGGCGCGTGACTGGGACCGGCCGATGCTGGGCAAGACCGGCACGACGGAGAACCACTGGTCGGTCGCGTTCATGGGCGCGACGATGCAGTTCGCGGGCGCGGTGATGACCTTCACCGACGGCGTCCGACCCCAGGTGATCTGCAACGGGACGCCGCCGCGGCTGTGCGGGAACAACGACGCGGGCGGCGTGTTCGGTGGCCAGGTGGCGGCGCCGACGTGGTTCCGGGCGATGCGGGTCATCCACGGCACGTCGCCCGTGCAACCACTCCCCGCTGTCGAGGCGCGGTACCGCTGA
- a CDS encoding LacI family DNA-binding transcriptional regulator — MELASMSDVARAAGVSAATVSRALRGEPGVSDATRRYVTEVAERMRYAIARDASSLAGGRRYAVGVLTAEGGRGDLLAGAEAALRDAGYDVLLYVLRDRAAFFERLPPARRVDGLVALGVTLSADETGALAGLDVPLVEAGQDDPHDALRVAADHLVSLGHRDVALVLTEDADESYDDVLVAAGLATRPEWTLWSSPTVAGGEQAVEVLFDGGGRPPTAIVTAHAAVAIGVLLRLRRDGRDVPRDVSIVSLDDCELVRTVGVTAVEGAWRDRGARAATSLLTTLGVRAPDTAATVRSLVGGSVAVPGGRV; from the coding sequence GTGGAATTGGCCAGCATGTCCGATGTCGCGCGGGCCGCCGGGGTGTCCGCGGCGACGGTGTCGCGTGCCCTGCGCGGCGAGCCCGGGGTGTCCGACGCGACCCGGCGGTACGTGACCGAGGTGGCCGAGCGCATGCGCTACGCCATCGCCCGCGACGCGTCCAGCCTCGCCGGCGGTCGGCGGTACGCGGTCGGCGTGCTCACCGCCGAGGGCGGGCGCGGCGACCTGCTGGCCGGTGCCGAGGCGGCGTTGCGCGACGCCGGATACGACGTGCTGCTCTACGTCCTGCGCGACCGCGCCGCCTTCTTCGAACGCCTGCCGCCCGCCCGCCGGGTCGACGGCCTGGTCGCGCTGGGCGTGACACTGTCGGCCGACGAGACCGGCGCCCTGGCCGGTCTGGACGTGCCGCTGGTCGAGGCCGGGCAGGACGACCCACACGACGCGCTGCGCGTGGCGGCCGACCACCTCGTCTCGCTGGGGCACCGCGACGTGGCGCTGGTGCTGACCGAGGACGCGGACGAGTCGTACGACGACGTGCTCGTCGCGGCCGGGTTGGCGACCCGCCCGGAGTGGACCCTGTGGTCGTCCCCGACCGTGGCCGGCGGCGAGCAGGCCGTCGAGGTCCTGTTCGACGGCGGCGGACGGCCGCCGACCGCGATCGTCACGGCGCACGCCGCGGTGGCGATCGGCGTGCTGCTGCGCCTGCGCCGGGACGGCCGGGACGTGCCCCGCGACGTGTCGATCGTGAGCCTGGACGACTGCGAACTGGTCCGCACCGTCGGCGTCACCGCGGTCGAAGGGGCCTGGCGCGACCGCGGCGCCCGTGCGGCCACGTCCCTGCTGACCACGCTGGGTGTGCGCGCACCGGACACCGCCGCCACCGTGCGGTCGCTCGTGGGCGGGTCCGTCGCCGTTCCCGGCGGGCGGGTTTGA
- a CDS encoding DUF1365 domain-containing protein: protein MVTPALYEVEIGHTRRERLDRSFRHRSYLWLVDLDDLPRLPRPLRPFARFRARDHVGDPARSIRANVDAYLAGQGIDLRGGRVLMLANARLLGYVFNPLTLYWCHDPEGRQVCVIAEVHNTYGERHVYLLHPDEAGRATVAKDFYVSPFLALSGQYAMRVPKPSGTLSVTIALRQDGRTPFSATMKGHRLPVTTRGLVRLLVRRPLSTYRVSWLIRRHGIALWARRVPIVPRSSSR, encoded by the coding sequence GTGGTGACACCGGCGCTGTACGAGGTCGAGATCGGGCACACCCGGCGCGAACGCCTCGACCGTTCGTTCCGGCACCGGTCCTACCTGTGGCTGGTCGACCTGGACGACCTGCCCCGGCTGCCGCGCCCCCTGCGCCCGTTCGCCCGGTTCCGCGCCCGTGACCACGTCGGCGACCCGGCGCGGTCGATCCGCGCCAACGTCGACGCGTACCTCGCCGGGCAGGGGATCGACCTGCGCGGCGGACGCGTGCTGATGCTGGCCAACGCGCGACTGCTCGGGTACGTCTTCAACCCGTTGACCCTGTACTGGTGCCACGACCCCGAAGGGCGCCAGGTGTGCGTGATCGCCGAGGTGCACAACACCTACGGCGAACGCCATGTGTACCTGCTGCACCCCGACGAAGCCGGGCGCGCGACCGTGGCCAAGGACTTCTACGTGTCACCGTTCCTGGCCCTGTCGGGGCAGTACGCCATGCGGGTACCGAAGCCCTCGGGGACGTTGTCCGTCACCATCGCCCTGCGCCAGGACGGCCGGACCCCGTTCAGTGCCACCATGAAAGGGCACCGGCTTCCCGTCACGACCCGGGGACTGGTGCGCCTGCTCGTCAGACGTCCGCTGTCGACCTACCGGGTGTCGTGGCTGATCCGCCGCCACGGGATCGCGCTGTGGGCCCGACGCGTGCCGATTGTCCCGAGGAGTAGCAGCAGATGA
- the shbA gene encoding RNA polymerase sigma factor ShbA: MGQASVQAAIDVDAFDGRPDVVADVRPAPSRAGLRWPAEPELTELVDVALTGDPRAVERLLARLQPLVLRYCRARVGTRERTLVSADDIAQEVCLAVVSALSRYRYEPGSFLAFVYGIAAHKVADARRRAVRSRSEVVPELPDTPTLEDGPEQRAMNGELIQRVTLLLRRLPERQREILVLRVAVGLSAEETAVAVGSTPGAVRVAQHRALARMREMFAAVDR; encoded by the coding sequence ATGGGGCAGGCATCCGTTCAGGCTGCGATCGACGTCGACGCGTTCGACGGGAGACCGGACGTCGTCGCCGACGTCCGGCCCGCCCCGTCCCGCGCCGGCCTGCGGTGGCCGGCCGAACCGGAGCTGACCGAACTGGTCGACGTGGCCCTCACGGGCGACCCGCGTGCCGTCGAGCGGTTGCTGGCCCGGCTCCAACCCCTGGTCCTGCGCTACTGCCGGGCCAGGGTCGGCACCCGCGAACGCACGCTCGTCTCCGCCGACGACATCGCGCAGGAGGTGTGCCTGGCCGTCGTGTCCGCGCTCTCCCGCTACCGCTACGAGCCCGGCTCGTTCCTCGCGTTCGTGTACGGCATCGCCGCGCACAAGGTCGCCGACGCGCGGCGGCGGGCGGTGCGCAGCCGCTCCGAGGTCGTGCCCGAACTCCCCGACACCCCGACCCTGGAGGACGGCCCCGAGCAGCGCGCCATGAACGGCGAGCTGATCCAGCGCGTCACGCTCCTGCTGCGCCGGCTGCCCGAACGGCAGCGGGAGATCCTCGTCCTGCGCGTCGCGGTCGGCCTGTCCGCCGAGGAGACCGCCGTCGCCGTCGGCTCCACGCCCGGCGCGGTCCGCGTGGCGCAGCACCGGGCGCTGGCCCGGATGCGGGAGATGTTCGCGGCTGTCGACCGCTGA
- a CDS encoding helix-turn-helix domain-containing protein: protein MEFDLRENRRKAFAGARRKVGLTQESLAAKIGVESGTVGRWERGETDPTPGLRRTVASALGLSFAQLDAVLAGAVRPGPAVGSVRASQEDWLRTRRAPGVRGRELTELAAWLYPRADRAPGGHVLAGPGWLPPEPIPVESVGLHRVTDFPAFAPPPVPVDHLLPLGDNGSRYRHYSRAVRDLVRPRLLENRPSYRLVDVDTANGLRLGFGSTTFFETFDLKQLVAHEFKHAWLAGGGRPPGFGDLPLRTAIANPFDPARLLMSPGINTLTLRRGTRREGIGFVLHERDGGKVADGGGLCHVMPAGEFQPSSAADQPGDFSLWHNALREFSEEFLGNSEHDGSGRPIDYRWDEPFFRFEAARERGTFRLWHLGLVIEPLELGVQQLTVAVVDGPEFDALFSDMVAVNDEGGVVLDRSGARYLPFTADAVDRLEPRLSATALTLLRLALDRGFGR from the coding sequence ATGGAATTCGACCTCAGGGAGAATCGTCGGAAGGCTTTCGCCGGCGCGCGCCGAAAAGTCGGACTGACCCAGGAATCGTTGGCGGCGAAGATCGGAGTCGAGTCGGGCACCGTAGGACGCTGGGAGCGGGGCGAGACCGACCCCACGCCCGGCCTGCGGCGGACCGTGGCGTCGGCGCTCGGCCTGTCCTTCGCGCAGTTGGACGCGGTGCTCGCCGGTGCCGTCCGCCCCGGTCCCGCCGTCGGGAGTGTGCGGGCGAGCCAGGAGGACTGGCTGCGCACCCGGCGGGCACCGGGCGTGCGCGGGCGGGAGCTGACCGAACTGGCGGCATGGCTCTACCCGCGTGCCGACCGCGCGCCCGGAGGGCATGTCCTCGCCGGACCCGGCTGGCTGCCGCCCGAGCCGATCCCGGTGGAGTCCGTCGGGCTGCACCGGGTCACCGACTTCCCGGCGTTCGCCCCGCCACCCGTCCCGGTCGACCACCTGCTTCCGCTGGGCGACAACGGTTCCCGCTACCGGCACTACAGCCGTGCCGTCCGCGACCTGGTCCGGCCCCGGCTGCTGGAGAACCGCCCGAGCTACCGCCTGGTCGACGTCGACACCGCGAACGGCCTGCGGCTCGGGTTCGGGTCGACCACCTTTTTCGAGACGTTCGACCTGAAGCAGCTGGTCGCGCACGAGTTCAAGCACGCGTGGCTCGCGGGCGGCGGACGTCCGCCGGGGTTCGGCGATCTGCCGCTGCGGACCGCGATCGCGAACCCCTTCGACCCCGCGCGCCTGCTCATGTCGCCGGGGATCAACACCCTCACCCTGCGCCGGGGTACGCGTCGGGAGGGAATCGGATTCGTGCTGCACGAGCGCGACGGCGGAAAGGTCGCCGACGGCGGCGGGCTGTGCCACGTCATGCCGGCCGGGGAGTTCCAGCCGTCGTCCGCGGCCGACCAGCCGGGCGATTTCTCGCTGTGGCACAACGCCCTGCGTGAATTCTCCGAGGAATTTCTCGGAAATTCCGAACACGACGGCTCGGGACGCCCGATCGACTACCGGTGGGACGAACCGTTCTTCCGGTTCGAGGCCGCCCGCGAACGCGGCACGTTCAGGCTCTGGCACCTCGGCCTGGTGATCGAGCCGTTGGAACTCGGGGTCCAGCAGCTCACCGTCGCGGTGGTCGACGGCCCGGAGTTCGACGCGTTGTTCTCCGACATGGTCGCGGTCAACGACGAGGGCGGGGTCGTGCTCGACCGCAGCGGGGCGAGGTACCTACCCTTCACCGCCGACGCGGTCGACCGCCTCGAACCCCGGCTGTCCGCGACCGCGCTCACCCTGCTCCGCCTCGCGCTGGACCGCGGGTTCGGCCGCTGA
- a CDS encoding SAM-dependent methyltransferase, whose amino-acid sequence MSTIDLPRPDRGIWPGLATPPRSPLRARIAESLFRNAVRTLPVRVVLPGGLRWGAGGPDAPEMRVHRPEAFFHRLGVDAKIGFGEAYMVGDWTTDRLADLLTAFAARLTTLIPPRLQALRRWVERRHPASDSNDVTNSRSNIHRHYDLSNDLFSVFLDETMTYSSALFDGPDDPLDVAQLRKIDGVLDYAHVRAGSRVLEIGTGWGALAIRAARRGASVTSLTLSAEQKALAESRVREAGVEDRVEIHLRDYREETGRYDAVVSVEMIEAVGGEYWPAYFAMVDRSLVPGGRFGLQAITMPHDRMLAAASSYTWIHKYIFPGGLIPSVRAIEETVRDHTGMRVVEQREFGPDYAETLRRWRTTFLARWDEVRALGFDETFRRMWEFYLAYSEAGFRVGYLGVRQFAAVKQREV is encoded by the coding sequence ATGAGCACGATCGACCTGCCCCGGCCCGACCGGGGCATCTGGCCCGGCCTCGCCACCCCGCCCCGCTCGCCGTTGCGCGCGCGCATCGCCGAGAGCCTGTTCCGCAACGCGGTGCGGACCCTGCCGGTCCGGGTGGTGCTGCCCGGCGGCCTGCGGTGGGGCGCGGGCGGACCGGACGCGCCCGAGATGCGGGTGCACCGGCCCGAGGCGTTCTTCCACCGGCTCGGCGTCGACGCCAAGATCGGGTTCGGCGAGGCGTACATGGTCGGCGACTGGACCACCGACCGGCTCGCCGACCTGCTGACCGCGTTCGCCGCCCGGCTCACCACGCTGATCCCGCCCCGGCTCCAGGCGCTGCGGCGCTGGGTCGAGCGGCGGCACCCGGCGTCGGACAGCAACGACGTGACCAACTCGCGCAGCAACATCCACCGCCACTACGACCTGTCCAACGACCTGTTCTCGGTGTTCCTCGACGAGACCATGACCTACTCGTCGGCGTTGTTCGACGGCCCCGACGACCCGCTCGACGTCGCCCAGCTGCGCAAGATCGACGGCGTGCTGGACTACGCGCACGTGCGCGCGGGCAGCCGGGTGCTGGAGATCGGCACGGGCTGGGGCGCGTTGGCGATCAGGGCCGCGCGGCGGGGCGCCTCGGTGACCTCGCTCACGCTGTCCGCCGAGCAGAAGGCGTTGGCCGAGAGCCGGGTGCGCGAAGCCGGTGTCGAGGACCGGGTGGAGATCCACCTGCGCGACTACCGCGAGGAGACCGGCCGGTACGACGCCGTGGTCAGCGTCGAGATGATCGAGGCGGTCGGCGGCGAGTACTGGCCAGCGTACTTCGCCATGGTCGACCGGTCGCTCGTGCCCGGCGGGCGGTTCGGCCTCCAGGCGATCACCATGCCGCACGACCGCATGCTCGCCGCCGCGTCCAGCTACACCTGGATCCACAAGTACATCTTCCCCGGCGGCCTGATCCCGTCGGTGCGGGCGATCGAGGAGACCGTGCGCGACCACACCGGCATGCGGGTGGTCGAACAACGCGAGTTCGGTCCGGACTACGCCGAGACCCTGCGCCGGTGGCGGACGACGTTCCTCGCGCGCTGGGACGAGGTGCGGGCGCTCGGCTTCGACGAGACGTTCCGGCGCATGTGGGAGTTCTACCTCGCGTACTCCGAAGCGGGCTTCCGGGTGGGCTATCTGGGGGTTCGTCAGTTCGCCGCGGTGAAGCAGCGCGAGGTCTGA
- a CDS encoding carbohydrate kinase family protein: protein MTPEFDVLLSGTVFLDIIFTGLPRPPAPGTEVWAEGLGSCPGGIANLAVASSRLNLRTGLAAAFGEDVYGDFCWEVLSEQEGVDLSYCRRFYGWHSPVTVSMAMDRDRSMVTHGHRAPVGADEMLAPPPRTRAAFVHLQPEEERWVCAARERGALLFADVGWDRTGVWAPELVRRLDGYHAFLPNHVEAMRYTRCDTAEAAARALADHVPVAVVTRGSAGAVAVDAGTGEVVDVPGLDVAALDPTGAGDVFGAAFVLGTLSGWPLGDRVRFANLCAALSVQHFGGSLSAPGWGDIATWWRTVSRRPNPEVLEYGFLEDLLPHHAAGEVRRASATIKLSTPR from the coding sequence ATGACGCCCGAGTTCGACGTCCTCCTGTCCGGCACCGTGTTCCTGGACATCATCTTCACCGGCCTGCCCCGACCGCCGGCACCGGGCACCGAGGTGTGGGCCGAGGGGCTGGGCTCGTGTCCGGGTGGGATCGCGAACCTGGCCGTGGCGTCGAGCCGGCTCAACCTGCGCACGGGCCTGGCGGCGGCGTTCGGCGAGGACGTCTACGGCGACTTCTGCTGGGAGGTCCTGTCCGAACAGGAGGGTGTGGACCTCTCGTACTGCCGTCGGTTCTACGGCTGGCACTCGCCCGTGACCGTGTCGATGGCGATGGACCGCGACCGCAGCATGGTCACCCACGGGCACCGGGCGCCGGTGGGCGCCGACGAGATGCTCGCGCCGCCGCCGCGCACGCGGGCCGCGTTCGTCCACCTCCAGCCCGAAGAGGAACGGTGGGTGTGTGCCGCGCGTGAGCGCGGCGCGCTGCTGTTCGCCGACGTCGGCTGGGACCGGACCGGCGTGTGGGCGCCCGAGCTGGTGCGGCGGCTCGACGGCTACCACGCGTTCCTGCCCAACCACGTCGAGGCGATGCGGTACACGCGGTGCGACACCGCCGAGGCGGCGGCACGGGCGTTGGCCGACCACGTGCCCGTGGCGGTCGTCACGCGGGGCAGCGCGGGCGCCGTGGCCGTCGACGCCGGCACCGGCGAGGTGGTGGACGTGCCGGGCCTGGACGTGGCGGCCCTGGACCCGACCGGCGCCGGCGACGTGTTCGGCGCGGCGTTCGTGCTGGGCACGCTGTCCGGGTGGCCGCTGGGCGACCGGGTGCGGTTCGCGAACCTGTGCGCGGCGCTGTCCGTGCAGCACTTCGGCGGCTCGCTCTCGGCGCCGGGGTGGGGCGACATCGCCACGTGGTGGCGCACGGTGAGCCGCCGGCCCAACCCGGAGGTCCTGGAGTACGGCTTCCTGGAGGACCTGCTCCCGCACCACGCGGCCGGCGAGGTCCGTCGGGCCAGCGCCACGATCAAGCTGAGCACGCCCCGCTGA
- a CDS encoding peroxiredoxin produces the protein MRQGERAPDFVLPDQDGTPRDLAGLLAAGPVVLFFYPAALTGGCTAESCHFRDLGAEFAEVGAQRVGISPDAVDRQKQFAEVNGFDYPLLSDVDGTVAAAFGVRRRFGPLPVKRHTFVIGTDHTVLAVVKSEFSMTTHADKALEVLRAR, from the coding sequence ATGCGTCAAGGAGAGCGCGCACCCGACTTCGTGCTGCCCGACCAGGACGGCACGCCGCGCGACCTCGCCGGACTGCTCGCCGCGGGCCCGGTGGTCCTGTTCTTCTACCCGGCGGCGCTGACCGGCGGGTGCACGGCCGAGAGCTGCCACTTCCGCGACCTGGGCGCCGAGTTCGCCGAGGTCGGTGCCCAGCGCGTGGGGATCAGCCCGGACGCGGTCGACCGGCAGAAACAGTTCGCCGAGGTCAATGGGTTCGACTACCCGCTGCTGTCCGACGTCGACGGCACCGTGGCCGCCGCGTTCGGGGTGCGGCGGCGGTTCGGGCCGTTGCCGGTCAAGCGGCACACGTTCGTGATCGGCACCGACCACACCGTGCTCGCGGTCGTGAAGAGCGAGTTCTCCATGACCACGCACGCCGACAAGGCCCTGGAGGTCCTGCGCGCCCGCTGA